From Gemmatimonadaceae bacterium, the proteins below share one genomic window:
- the murQ gene encoding N-acetylmuramic acid 6-phosphate etherase, whose translation MAARANDPRITEQRNPRTADIDLATPLEIVDLLAAEDRAVPAVVHRERDRIAAAIAEAERTFRRRGRLFYVGAGTSGRLGVLDASECPPTFGTDPEMVQGIIAGGPDALTRSQEGAEDVVEHAVRDLDAAGVRAGDFVIGIAASGTTPYVRRALEHARRLGASTAFVACSPPPAGEAPPADIVILPVTGPEAVTGSTRLKAGTATKLVLNMITTGAMIRLGKTYGNLMVDLRATNAKLADRSERIVMEVCDVPREAARALLAAAGGAVKLAIVMHVLDTDAAGAQAALVREGGVIRRVIGRTPPPVP comes from the coding sequence GTGGCCGCCAGAGCGAACGACCCGCGTATCACCGAGCAGCGCAATCCGCGCACGGCCGACATCGACCTCGCCACGCCGTTGGAGATCGTCGATCTCCTCGCCGCCGAGGACCGCGCCGTGCCGGCCGTCGTGCACCGGGAGCGGGACCGGATCGCCGCGGCGATCGCCGAAGCCGAGCGCACCTTTCGCCGCCGCGGCCGCCTGTTCTACGTGGGCGCCGGAACGTCCGGACGGCTGGGCGTGCTCGACGCGTCGGAGTGCCCGCCCACTTTCGGCACCGATCCGGAGATGGTGCAGGGGATCATCGCCGGCGGTCCTGACGCGCTCACGCGATCGCAGGAGGGGGCCGAGGACGTGGTGGAGCACGCGGTGCGCGACCTGGACGCGGCCGGCGTGCGGGCCGGCGACTTCGTGATCGGCATCGCGGCGTCGGGCACCACGCCGTATGTGCGCCGCGCCCTGGAGCACGCCCGGCGGCTGGGCGCGAGCACCGCCTTCGTGGCCTGCTCCCCACCCCCCGCTGGCGAGGCGCCACCGGCCGATATCGTGATCCTGCCGGTCACCGGCCCCGAGGCGGTTACGGGGTCCACGCGGCTCAAGGCGGGCACCGCCACCAAGCTGGTGCTCAACATGATCACCACCGGCGCCATGATCCGGCTGGGCAAGACCTACGGCAACCTGATGGTGGATCTACGTGCCACCAACGCCAAGCTGGCCGACCGCAGCGAACGCATCGTGATGGAGGTGTGCGACGTGCCACGCGAGGCGGCGCGGGCGCTGCTGGCCGCGGCCGGCGGCGCCGTGAAGCTGGCGATCGTCATGCACGTGCTCGACACGGACGCCGCGGGTGCCCAAGCAGCCCTCGTCCGCGAGGGGGGCGTGATCCGGCGCGTGATCGGCCGCACGCCGCCGCCGGTCCCATGA
- a CDS encoding anhydro-N-acetylmuramic acid kinase — protein MTDAGARPPLYVGLMSGTSLDGITAVAVRFHPRDTGFDPEMCAFSVMEYTANQRDALHRAMSVGTAEEYCVLQFALGGWLAEAAVAVIAEAGVPREEIRAIASHGQTLWHAPPHATWQIGESAVIAERTGVDVVSDFRVRDVAAGGQGAPLVPIADALLFAGDSWRALQNIGGMGNVTIVPPGGALGGVRAFDTGPGVAVLDGVVRALYPGIRYDHAGAFARQGVPIDAVVDALLTDEYFAAEPPKSTGRERFGAAYVERVIALCREAAPGAVPADLAATATALTARSIGDAYRRFMPEPVTEVLVSGGGARNETLMAMVAAELAPRAVRAFSDAYFDDEAKEAVAFALLAHLFLERLPGNVPRATGAAGPRVLGKLTPGGHPERG, from the coding sequence ATGACCGACGCCGGGGCGCGCCCGCCCCTCTACGTAGGGCTCATGTCGGGCACGTCGCTCGACGGGATCACCGCCGTGGCGGTCCGCTTCCACCCGCGCGACACGGGCTTCGACCCCGAGATGTGCGCCTTTAGCGTTATGGAATATACGGCCAACCAACGCGACGCTCTGCACCGGGCGATGTCGGTGGGCACGGCGGAGGAGTACTGCGTGCTGCAGTTCGCCCTCGGCGGCTGGCTGGCCGAGGCCGCGGTGGCGGTGATCGCCGAGGCCGGCGTGCCGCGCGAGGAGATCCGCGCCATCGCCTCGCACGGGCAGACGCTCTGGCATGCGCCGCCCCATGCCACCTGGCAGATCGGCGAATCGGCGGTGATCGCCGAGCGCACGGGCGTGGACGTGGTGAGCGACTTCCGTGTGCGCGACGTGGCGGCGGGCGGGCAGGGGGCGCCGCTCGTGCCCATCGCCGACGCGCTGCTGTTCGCCGGCGACTCGTGGCGCGCGCTGCAGAACATCGGCGGCATGGGCAACGTCACCATCGTGCCCCCCGGGGGCGCGCTGGGCGGCGTGCGCGCCTTCGACACGGGGCCGGGCGTGGCGGTGCTGGACGGCGTGGTGCGGGCGCTCTATCCCGGCATTCGCTACGACCACGCCGGCGCGTTCGCTCGGCAGGGCGTCCCGATCGACGCCGTGGTGGACGCGCTGCTCACCGACGAGTACTTCGCCGCCGAGCCGCCCAAGTCCACGGGCCGCGAACGGTTCGGCGCCGCCTACGTGGAGCGGGTGATCGCGCTGTGCCGTGAGGCCGCGCCCGGCGCCGTGCCCGCCGACCTCGCGGCCACCGCCACGGCACTCACGGCGCGCAGCATCGGCGACGCGTACCGGCGGTTCATGCCCGAGCCGGTGACGGAGGTCCTCGTGTCGGGGGGCGGCGCCCGCAACGAGACGCTCATGGCGATGGTCGCCGCCGAACTGGCGCCGCGCGCCGTGCGGGCGTTCAGCGATGCCTACTTCGACGACGAGGCCAAGGAGGCGGTGGCGTTCGCGCTGCTCGCGCACCTGTTCCTGGAACGCCTGCCCGGCAACGTGCCCCGTGCTACCGGCGCCGCCGGGCCCCGCGTGCTCGGCAAGCTCACGCCCGGTGGGCATCCAGAACGAGGTTGA
- a CDS encoding gamma carbonic anhydrase family protein, with protein sequence MPTPPRIDSTAFVHPRAFLCGDVTLGPRVSVWPFAAIRGDTAPVVIGADSNVQDGTVIHVDFGVPCVIGARVGIGHRAIVHGATVADDCLIGMGAVLLNGVRVGTGSIVGAGAVCPEGMEIPPNSLVLGVPGRVVRATTDVERARIRGTVESYLALQEEHRRGFYPSL encoded by the coding sequence ATGCCCACTCCCCCGCGCATCGATTCCACCGCGTTCGTCCACCCCCGCGCGTTCCTGTGTGGCGACGTGACGCTCGGGCCGCGGGTTTCCGTGTGGCCCTTTGCCGCCATTCGCGGCGACACCGCCCCCGTGGTGATCGGCGCCGACAGCAACGTGCAGGACGGCACGGTGATCCACGTGGATTTTGGTGTACCGTGCGTCATCGGAGCACGGGTCGGCATCGGCCACCGTGCCATCGTGCACGGCGCCACGGTCGCGGACGACTGCCTCATCGGTATGGGGGCCGTGTTGCTCAATGGCGTGCGCGTGGGTACGGGTTCGATCGTCGGGGCGGGGGCGGTGTGTCCCGAGGGCATGGAGATCCCGCCGAATTCGCTCGTGCTGGGGGTGCCCGGGCGGGTCGTGCGGGCCACCACCGACGTCGAGCGCGCCCGGATCCGGGGGACAGTGGAGAGCTATCTGGCGCTGCAGGAAGAGCACCGGCGCGGGTTCTACCCGTCGTTGTGA
- a CDS encoding FHA domain-containing protein produces the protein MADSQPASSATCSRCAKTVEASLPFCPHCGNRMSVAPAEGSCANCGAPFQQGADMFCARCGSRVGKRVSVGDQPLAPGTLGLGGGRREVGPRLALLNDAGDVARTFNLDRGEAVVGRSEADIKFSDDVYMSPLHARFDLREGVLWVRDLGSRNASWAFIEGGVRLIDGDRVLVGSQVLRFRRLGYPGPHAPEADSTRRMGSLVPSVDVAVLEQLRADGSVRDTFHLSPGRSILIGRETGDWTFPYDQTMSGRHAEIRSANSDFSVHDAGSRNGVALAVRGEQALKKGQRLLLGDQVLRVESV, from the coding sequence ATGGCCGATTCTCAACCCGCCTCCAGCGCCACCTGCTCCCGGTGCGCCAAGACCGTCGAAGCCTCGCTGCCGTTCTGCCCGCACTGCGGCAACCGCATGTCGGTGGCCCCGGCGGAAGGCAGTTGCGCCAACTGCGGGGCGCCGTTCCAGCAGGGAGCGGACATGTTCTGCGCTCGATGCGGATCGCGGGTGGGCAAGCGCGTGTCGGTGGGGGACCAACCGCTGGCACCGGGCACTCTGGGGCTGGGCGGCGGCCGGCGCGAGGTGGGCCCACGGCTCGCGCTTCTCAACGACGCCGGCGACGTGGCGAGGACGTTCAACCTCGACCGGGGCGAGGCCGTGGTGGGTCGGAGCGAAGCCGACATCAAGTTCTCCGACGACGTGTACATGTCGCCGCTGCACGCGCGGTTCGACCTGCGCGAGGGCGTGCTCTGGGTGCGCGACCTCGGCTCGCGCAACGCGAGCTGGGCTTTCATCGAGGGTGGCGTCAGGCTGATCGACGGCGACCGTGTGCTCGTGGGATCGCAGGTGCTGCGCTTCCGGCGGCTGGGATATCCGGGTCCCCACGCCCCCGAGGCCGACTCCACGCGTCGCATGGGTTCGCTCGTGCCGTCGGTGGACGTGGCAGTGCTGGAACAACTCCGCGCCGACGGCAGCGTACGCGACACCTTCCACCTCTCCCCGGGACGCAGCATTCTCATCGGCCGCGAAACGGGAGACTGGACCTTTCCGTACGATCAGACGATGAGCGGGCGCCACGCCGAGATCCGATCGGCCAACTCCGATTTCTCCGTCCACGACGCCGGCAGCCGCAACGGCGTCGCGCTCGCCGTGCGCGGCGAGCAGGCACTCAAGAAGGGACAGCGGCTGCTGCTGGGTGATCAGGTCCTGCGGGTGGAGAGCGTGTGA
- a CDS encoding Stp1/IreP family PP2C-type Ser/Thr phosphatase translates to MIVHVFAKTDVGRTREHNEDAFVVADLTTDDASLLPTVRTHEAGERGSLFMVADGMGGAAAGEIASEMATAIVLRELRRDWLAHADPTADAFAAALRRAAVVANAEINAFAAHHPEYRGMGTTATIAGLLGDTLYLAQVGDSRAYLVRDGVARQITKDQSLMQKLVEAGELTEEEAERSERRNIILQALGPEATVKIDLTHQKLRRDDVLVLCSDGLSGQVSRDQIAEVIRDQPDLVAACKQLIDLANSAGGPDNITVIAVRFDGEGLSAPAHSDEVRHRVYPLADSGNTPSRGVDRLLDDQSGHATTPVHAVTRETVPVRAAEEQPLVTEERRARGRMMQRLLLGALVIAVVAAAAWWLGKARN, encoded by the coding sequence GTGATCGTTCACGTCTTCGCCAAGACCGACGTGGGACGCACGCGCGAGCACAACGAGGACGCGTTCGTCGTGGCCGACCTCACGACGGACGACGCGTCGCTCCTGCCCACGGTCCGCACCCACGAGGCCGGGGAACGCGGGTCCCTGTTCATGGTGGCCGACGGCATGGGCGGCGCTGCCGCCGGCGAGATCGCCAGCGAGATGGCCACCGCCATCGTGCTGCGCGAGTTGCGCCGCGACTGGCTGGCCCACGCCGACCCAACGGCCGACGCGTTCGCCGCCGCGCTCAGGCGCGCCGCCGTGGTGGCCAATGCCGAGATCAACGCGTTCGCCGCCCACCACCCCGAATACCGTGGCATGGGCACCACGGCGACGATCGCCGGCCTCCTGGGCGACACCCTCTACCTCGCCCAGGTCGGCGACAGCCGCGCCTACCTCGTGCGCGATGGCGTGGCCCGCCAGATCACCAAAGACCAGTCGCTCATGCAGAAACTGGTCGAGGCGGGCGAGCTCACCGAGGAGGAGGCCGAACGCAGCGAGCGCCGCAATATCATCCTTCAGGCGCTGGGCCCCGAAGCCACGGTCAAGATCGACCTCACGCACCAGAAGCTCCGCCGCGACGACGTACTCGTGCTCTGCAGCGACGGCCTGTCGGGCCAGGTTTCGCGCGACCAGATTGCCGAGGTGATCCGCGACCAGCCGGACCTCGTGGCGGCGTGCAAGCAGCTCATCGACCTCGCCAACAGCGCGGGCGGCCCCGACAACATCACCGTGATCGCGGTGCGCTTCGACGGCGAGGGGTTGAGCGCCCCGGCCCACAGCGACGAAGTGCGCCATCGTGTCTACCCGCTCGCGGACTCCGGGAACACACCGTCCCGGGGCGTGGACCGCCTGCTCGACGATCAGAGCGGGCACGCGACCACGCCCGTGCATGCCGTGACCCGCGAGACGGTGCCGGTACGCGCGGCGGAGGAGCAACCGCTGGTAACCGAGGAGCGGCGCGCCCGCGGCCGGATGATGCAGCGCCTGCTCCTGGGCGCGCTGGTGATCGCCGTGGTCGCCGCCGCCGCGTGGTGGCTGGGCAAGGCCCGGAACTGA
- a CDS encoding serine/threonine-protein kinase, with product MSHLKTCPQCGAEYELDQRFCPKDGATLRTPGGDHDLVGSVIADRYRVLRKLGEGGMGRVYLAEHVRMGRKSAVKVMNPGLGHDADAITRFNREASNASRISHPHVAAVYDFGETSDGLIYLAMEFVDGPSLTTLIARHGALPPLRAAAIVRQAADALAAAHDMGIVHRDLKPDNILVAKTPDGSDLVKVVDFGIAKAAGNDAQKVTRTGFVIGTPEYMSPEQLAGDPLDGRSDIYSLGLVAFHMLTGALPFRGESAQQAMLVRLTDRPSRLPEMKPDVAWPADVQAVLDKALERDANRRYQTAPEFGRDLYRAVSAMPLSLAAEASTQVIGAATTRTAAVPATRVTAAASIAPARPAPAATPAGKSKTPLIAAIATVVALGGVMTVMLQMRKPANAAPAPRQASGAAADSTEHGNGASPQNANAERDAAGRAANKPIGPPALKPGANQAGPPAASAADVDAELTRLDSLVTDSNFDKPAAQRVLQALDTLSGRLATPVQNVSAAIIRAAALGSVGLNDSGCAILRGIKDKASTASQDSTVRSIMLHISCN from the coding sequence GTGAGCCATCTGAAGACCTGCCCCCAGTGCGGAGCCGAGTACGAGCTCGACCAGCGGTTCTGCCCCAAGGACGGCGCCACGCTGCGCACGCCGGGAGGCGACCATGATCTCGTCGGGTCGGTCATCGCCGACCGCTACCGCGTCCTGCGAAAGCTCGGCGAGGGCGGCATGGGCCGGGTCTACCTGGCCGAGCACGTCAGGATGGGGCGCAAGAGCGCCGTGAAGGTGATGAATCCCGGCTTGGGGCACGACGCCGACGCGATCACCCGGTTCAACCGCGAAGCGTCGAACGCCAGCCGCATCAGCCATCCCCACGTGGCCGCGGTATACGACTTTGGTGAAACCAGCGACGGCCTGATCTACCTGGCGATGGAGTTCGTGGACGGCCCGTCGCTCACCACGCTCATCGCGCGGCACGGGGCGCTGCCCCCGCTCCGCGCCGCCGCCATCGTGCGCCAGGCCGCCGACGCGCTGGCCGCCGCCCACGACATGGGCATCGTGCACCGCGATCTCAAGCCCGACAACATCCTGGTCGCCAAGACGCCCGACGGGTCGGACCTGGTGAAGGTCGTGGACTTCGGCATCGCCAAGGCCGCCGGCAACGACGCGCAGAAGGTCACGAGGACGGGCTTCGTGATCGGCACCCCCGAGTACATGAGCCCCGAGCAGCTGGCGGGCGACCCGCTCGACGGGCGGAGCGACATCTATTCGCTGGGCCTGGTGGCCTTTCACATGCTCACCGGCGCGTTGCCCTTTCGTGGTGAATCGGCGCAGCAGGCAATGCTCGTGCGCCTCACCGACAGGCCCAGTCGACTGCCGGAGATGAAGCCCGACGTGGCGTGGCCCGCCGACGTGCAGGCGGTGCTGGACAAGGCGCTGGAACGCGACGCCAACCGACGGTACCAGACGGCGCCGGAGTTCGGGCGTGACCTCTATCGGGCGGTGAGCGCCATGCCGCTGAGCCTGGCCGCCGAGGCGAGTACGCAGGTGATCGGAGCGGCCACGACCCGTACGGCGGCCGTGCCGGCCACGCGCGTCACAGCGGCGGCCAGTATCGCGCCGGCCAGGCCGGCCCCCGCGGCCACACCAGCCGGCAAGAGCAAGACGCCGCTCATCGCCGCCATCGCCACGGTGGTGGCGCTCGGCGGGGTCATGACGGTGATGCTGCAGATGCGCAAGCCGGCGAACGCGGCACCGGCCCCCCGCCAAGCGAGCGGGGCGGCGGCAGATTCCACCGAGCATGGCAACGGGGCTTCGCCGCAGAACGCGAACGCCGAACGTGACGCGGCGGGACGCGCCGCCAACAAGCCGATCGGGCCGCCGGCGTTGAAGCCGGGGGCGAATCAGGCGGGACCACCCGCCGCTTCAGCGGCGGACGTGGACGCCGAGCTCACGCGGCTCGACTCCCTGGTCACCGACAGCAACTTTGACAAACCCGCAGCCCAACGCGTCCTCCAGGCGTTGGACACGCTCTCCGGAAGGCTCGCCACGCCCGTGCAGAACGTGTCGGCCGCCATCATTCGCGCAGCAGCTCTGGGGTCCGTCGGCCTCAACGACAGTGGGTGTGCGATTCTCCGGGGCATCAAGGACAAGGCGTCGACGGCGTCGCAGGACAGCACCGTAAGATCCATCATGTTGCACATCTCCTGCAACTAG
- a CDS encoding N-acetylmuramoyl-L-alanine amidase produces MPRSAARSALAAAALVAACVPSTVPVSPPTPAAADSGRGAGAPSTRPVARRAPGPGGGPPASLPPIPFVAGALSLHVVYPAIGQLITSRDSTYVLGSVGNGDAKLTVDGEPVRVYPNGAFMGFVANPPAGAPQYDLTAVLGADTVRATHQVRVRSPETERWPSEPPAFDSTAEWVRLDDPTSLLPDTDQTIVARPTPGETYHWFLLPGTVVWRSGRVGGYTRIQLDSGLAVWVPDSLTHAVDATAAPHRVAQDAEVVSAPGWADFVLPVGQRPPYVVEERNHAIDLTLYGTRGNTDIIKYPTDDSLIRRVDWAQVRGDRVRYTLHLSRRPFGYLVLWRDGRFVLRVRRPPVVNAAHPLRGQVIAVDAGHPPGGATGPTGLPESDATLAVARRLQTLLEAEGATVVMTRDTPDAVALDDRPVIARRADADAFVSIHLNAFPDGVNPFTATEGSATYYYYGEAEPLARAVQQGVVRHLGLPDQGIVFRSLAVARQTWVPSILCEGAFVIIPQQEAALRTPAFQDAYARGLAAGLVAYFRGLGASS; encoded by the coding sequence ATGCCGCGATCTGCCGCACGCTCCGCGCTGGCCGCTGCCGCCTTGGTCGCGGCGTGCGTTCCATCCACCGTCCCCGTTTCGCCACCGACGCCCGCCGCTGCCGACTCGGGCCGTGGCGCCGGCGCCCCGTCCACGCGGCCGGTGGCGCGCCGCGCGCCCGGGCCCGGCGGTGGGCCCCCGGCTTCCCTCCCGCCGATTCCCTTCGTGGCGGGCGCGCTCAGCCTCCACGTGGTCTATCCCGCGATCGGCCAGCTGATCACGTCGCGCGACTCCACCTACGTGCTGGGCTCGGTGGGAAACGGCGATGCCAAGCTCACCGTGGACGGGGAGCCCGTGCGTGTGTATCCCAACGGGGCATTCATGGGATTCGTGGCCAATCCGCCTGCGGGGGCGCCGCAATACGATCTCACTGCGGTGCTCGGCGCCGACACCGTGCGCGCCACGCATCAGGTACGGGTGCGTAGTCCCGAGACGGAGCGCTGGCCATCCGAGCCGCCCGCGTTCGATTCCACCGCCGAGTGGGTGCGCCTGGACGATCCGACCTCCCTGCTGCCGGACACCGACCAGACGATCGTGGCGCGTCCCACGCCGGGCGAGACGTACCACTGGTTCTTGTTGCCCGGCACGGTGGTGTGGCGCAGCGGCCGCGTGGGCGGGTACACGCGGATCCAGCTGGACAGTGGGCTTGCCGTGTGGGTTCCCGATTCGCTCACGCACGCGGTTGACGCCACTGCTGCGCCGCATCGCGTGGCCCAGGACGCCGAAGTGGTTTCGGCGCCCGGATGGGCCGACTTCGTGCTTCCCGTGGGGCAGCGGCCACCGTACGTCGTGGAGGAGCGCAACCATGCGATCGACCTCACGCTCTACGGCACGCGCGGCAACACCGACATCATCAAGTATCCGACGGACGATTCGCTGATTCGCCGCGTCGACTGGGCGCAGGTGCGCGGCGATCGCGTGCGCTACACGCTGCATCTGAGCCGCCGGCCGTTCGGCTACCTCGTACTCTGGCGCGACGGGCGGTTCGTGCTCCGCGTGCGCCGGCCGCCGGTGGTGAACGCGGCGCATCCGCTCCGCGGCCAGGTGATCGCGGTGGACGCGGGGCATCCGCCAGGCGGCGCCACCGGGCCCACGGGTCTCCCGGAATCCGACGCCACGCTGGCGGTGGCCCGGCGGCTCCAGACGTTGCTCGAGGCCGAGGGCGCGACGGTGGTGATGACGCGCGACACGCCCGACGCCGTCGCGCTCGACGACCGTCCCGTGATCGCCCGGCGTGCCGATGCCGACGCGTTCGTGTCCATCCACCTCAACGCTTTTCCCGACGGTGTGAACCCGTTCACGGCCACCGAGGGGAGTGCGACGTACTACTACTACGGGGAGGCCGAGCCGCTGGCCCGCGCGGTGCAACAGGGTGTCGTGCGCCACCTCGGGCTTCCCGACCAGGGCATCGTGTTCCGCAGCCTGGCCGTGGCGCGACAGACGTGGGTGCCGTCGATTCTCTGTGAGGGTGCGTTCGTCATCATTCCCCAGCAGGAGGCTGCGCTCCGCACGCCGGCATTCCAGGACGCGTATGCGCGGGGCCTGGCCGCCGGGCTGGTGGCCTACTTCCGCGGCCTGGGAGCGTCGTCGTGA
- a CDS encoding trypsin-like peptidase domain-containing protein: protein MPLEIRILGGARAGQRAVFDKSVIAVGRHPLSDLRFDPERDLDVSARHAEIRGHDGRYVIHDNTSTNGTFVNGERVLPDRELADGDRIAFGVHGPQVEVRFVAADAPTATRGAGRRRPRATPAAPVNETPRRPTTERIAIAVRAQSAHLIRLLIAAVILLGAGIGIAFWLGNRAAAAQMQQLREMLAQNESASAALDARLTAMADTNFIRALARNSDSLRARIARAPAHAAGTIDSIRTDLRSQRALVTMDVPAINARNAPAVAILYSEMNNQAYAGTAFAVTGGGLLVTSRHNVQSAGGTPATRIAVTFRDSKDLLPAHIVTVSDDPAVDLALVQVDRPGPYPVVAGISPSATAAPEGAAVVTIGFPLATDLPMEGTGRDMVAKTTLDPGTVSKRVTTVLQIDSYATHGSSGSPVFNADGDVVGVVYGGPAEAGGRIVYAVPADKLAAFLPPEARAIIK from the coding sequence GTGCCGCTCGAGATCCGCATCCTGGGCGGCGCGCGCGCCGGCCAGCGGGCGGTGTTCGACAAGTCCGTGATCGCGGTCGGACGCCATCCTCTCAGCGACCTGCGCTTCGATCCCGAGCGCGACCTCGACGTATCCGCCCGGCACGCCGAGATCCGCGGCCACGACGGCCGCTACGTCATCCACGACAATACGAGCACCAACGGCACGTTCGTGAACGGCGAGCGCGTACTCCCCGACCGGGAACTCGCGGACGGCGACCGCATCGCGTTCGGCGTGCACGGTCCCCAGGTGGAGGTCCGCTTCGTGGCCGCCGACGCCCCCACCGCCACGCGCGGAGCCGGCCGGCGGAGACCGCGGGCCACGCCGGCGGCACCGGTCAACGAGACGCCCCGCCGGCCGACCACCGAGCGTATCGCCATCGCCGTGCGGGCCCAGTCGGCGCACCTGATTCGATTACTGATCGCCGCCGTGATCTTGCTCGGCGCGGGCATCGGAATCGCGTTCTGGCTGGGCAACCGCGCCGCGGCGGCACAGATGCAGCAGCTCCGCGAGATGCTGGCCCAGAACGAATCGGCCTCGGCAGCCCTCGACGCCAGACTGACCGCGATGGCCGACACGAACTTCATCCGGGCGCTCGCGCGTAACAGCGACTCCTTGCGCGCACGGATCGCCCGCGCGCCGGCCCACGCGGCCGGCACGATCGATTCCATCCGGACCGACCTCCGGTCGCAGCGCGCCCTGGTGACGATGGACGTGCCGGCCATCAACGCGCGCAACGCGCCGGCCGTGGCCATTCTCTATTCGGAGATGAACAACCAAGCGTACGCCGGCACCGCATTCGCGGTCACCGGCGGCGGCCTGCTCGTCACCAGCCGGCACAACGTGCAGAGCGCCGGCGGCACACCGGCCACGCGGATCGCCGTCACCTTCCGCGACTCCAAGGACTTGCTGCCCGCTCACATCGTGACGGTGAGCGACGATCCGGCGGTGGATCTGGCGCTCGTGCAGGTGGACCGGCCGGGGCCCTACCCCGTGGTCGCCGGGATCAGCCCTTCGGCCACCGCGGCGCCTGAAGGCGCGGCCGTGGTCACGATCGGATTCCCGCTCGCCACCGACCTCCCCATGGAGGGGACGGGACGCGACATGGTCGCCAAGACGACGCTCGATCCCGGCACGGTGAGCAAGCGCGTCACGACGGTGCTCCAGATCGATTCGTACGCTACCCACGGATCCAGCGGCAGTCCCGTATTCAATGCCGACGGCGACGTGGTGGGCGTGGTGTACGGTGGCCCCGCTGAAGCGGGCGGACGCATCGTCTACGCGGTCCCGGCCGACAAGCTGGCGGCGTTCCTGCCGCCCGAGGCCCGCGCCATCATCAAGTAG